CCGCGGTGGCGGCGCAGCAGCCGCTCGACCGGGATGAACAACTGCGTGGAGACCGCCCTGTTGGGCGGCGCACTCCTCGCCGTACGCGATTCCAAGGACGTGCACCGGCCTCCGCTGCGCTTCTCGGCAGCGGCCTGGAGCACGTTCGTGGACGGGCTCGGCCCGCACGGAGCCGAGCCGGCGCGCTTCACCTGACCGGAGCGTCCGCCTGCCGGGGAGCGGTGGCGAGGACCGTGGCCACCGCGGTCGTGATCTGCTCCTCGGTCAGGTCGGCCCGCGCGGTCAGCCGCAGCCGCGAGACGCCGTCCGGTACCGACGGCGGGCGGAAGCAGCCCACCGCCATCCCGGCCGCGCGGCAGTCGGCCGCCCAGCGCACCGCCGCGTCCGCCGAGGGCGCCCGGACGGAGACGACGGCCGCGTCGGGCCGGACCGCCCTCAGCCCGGCGGCGGTGAGCCTGCCGTGCAGCGCGAGCGCCACCTCCCGGGCGCGGGAAGCCCGTTCGGGCTCCCGGCGCAGCACCCCGAGGGCGCCGAGCGCGCCGCCGGCCGCCGCCGGGGCGAGTCCGGTGTCGAAGATGAACGTACGGGCCGTGTTGACCAGGTGGTCGATGACCCGGGCGGGCCCCAGGACCGCTCCGCCCTGGCTGCCCAGCGACTTCGACAACGTGAGCGTGGCCACGATCCCGTCGCCGCCCGCCAGCCCGGCCGCGGCGAGCGCGCCGCGGCCGCCGTCGCCCAGCACGCCGAGGCCGTGGGCGTCGTCGACCAGCAGGGCGGCGTCTCCGGAGCGGCAGACCTCGGCCAGGGCGCGGAGCGGGGCGGCGTCGCCGTCGACGGAGAAGACCGAGTCGGTGACCGCGAGGACCCGCCCGTCGTGCCCCCGCAGGGCCTTCTCGAACGCCTCCGGTTCGGCGTGGGGCACGACGGCGGTCTCGGCGCGCGAGAGCCGGCAGCCGTCCACGATCGAGGCGTGGTTGCCCGCGTCGGAGACGATGAGGGAGCCGCGTCCGGTCAGCGCGGTCAGCGCGGCGAGATTGGCCGCGTACCCGGAGGAGAGCACGAGGGCCGCCTCGAAACCGCAGAACGCGGCGAGCTCCTGTTCCAGTCGGGCGTGCAGGGCGGTGGAGCCGGTGACCAGCCGGGACCCCGTCGCCCCCGCCCCCCAGCGCCGGGCCGCGCCGGCGGCGGCGGCCGTGACCTCCGGGTGCCGGGTGAGGCCCAGGTAGTCGTTGCTCGCGAGGTCCAGGAGCTCCGGCTCGGCGCCGCGCGGACGCAGGGTCCGTACGAGTCCGGCGGCGGCCCGGCTGCGGGCCTCGGCGTCGATCCAGTCGAACGGGGCGAAGGACATGGGGCGGTCCCTTGGGTAGGCGGGCCGTCGGCGGGCGGCTCCGCGGGGACGGCCCGGTACGGACGGTCCCTTTGTAGGCAGCCAACAGACCCTAACCGGGTGCGCAGCAGGTCAGGGTGTGGCAATACACACACCCGCGCCCGGGTCTCCTGTCTGGTTCCTCCTTGGCTGGAGGCGGTGCCGTAGGCCAGGATCA
The nucleotide sequence above comes from Streptomyces sp. NBC_01116. Encoded proteins:
- a CDS encoding 8-amino-7-oxononanoate synthase, which encodes MSFAPFDWIDAEARSRAAAGLVRTLRPRGAEPELLDLASNDYLGLTRHPEVTAAAAGAARRWGAGATGSRLVTGSTALHARLEQELAAFCGFEAALVLSSGYAANLAALTALTGRGSLIVSDAGNHASIVDGCRLSRAETAVVPHAEPEAFEKALRGHDGRVLAVTDSVFSVDGDAAPLRALAEVCRSGDAALLVDDAHGLGVLGDGGRGALAAAGLAGGDGIVATLTLSKSLGSQGGAVLGPARVIDHLVNTARTFIFDTGLAPAAAGGALGALGVLRREPERASRAREVALALHGRLTAAGLRAVRPDAAVVSVRAPSADAAVRWAADCRAAGMAVGCFRPPSVPDGVSRLRLTARADLTEEQITTAVATVLATAPRQADAPVR
- a CDS encoding DUF397 domain-containing protein — encoded protein: MSDRPAPPAAPAPSTAPPAPRWRRSSRSTGMNNCVETALLGGALLAVRDSKDVHRPPLRFSAAAWSTFVDGLGPHGAEPARFT